A stretch of the Clostridium fungisolvens genome encodes the following:
- a CDS encoding ImmA/IrrE family metallo-endopeptidase, with product MHFIEREINKLVKKNKTRDPFELCDLENIHCIVMDLHAEINGLYQYVQRNKFIYINSNLSEEEKKAICGHELGHAILHKKLNCTFLKNYTYTNLSKYEREANIFSALLLIPEVDKDIFYGQTIDEISCKLRVPRELLELRLQVNS from the coding sequence TTGCACTTTATTGAGAGAGAGATAAATAAATTAGTAAAAAAGAATAAAACTAGAGATCCATTTGAATTATGCGATTTAGAAAATATACATTGCATAGTCATGGATCTACATGCTGAAATAAATGGTCTATATCAGTATGTTCAAAGAAATAAATTCATATATATAAACTCAAATCTATCAGAAGAAGAAAAGAAGGCTATCTGTGGTCACGAACTAGGACATGCTATCCTACATAAAAAATTAAACTGTACCTTCTTAAAAAACTACACATATACAAATCTAAGCAAATACGAAAGAGAAGCAAATATCTTTTCTGCCCTACTATTAATCCCTGAAGTTGATAAAGATATATTTTACGGACAAACAATTGATGAAATCTCATGTAAGTTACGGGTTCCTAGGGAGCTGTTAGAATTGAGATTACAAGTGAATTCATAA
- a CDS encoding CotS family spore coat protein gives MMREFEIERQFDIKIETLRPNKGIYYLKSNKGDKCLKRINYGAQKLLFVYGAKEHLIKNGFDKVDRYELNMDGEPFALVNEDLYTLSQWIPGRECDFHNLDEVKIAAKTLALLHEATKGYDPPENSKLKSDLGRWPHLMEKRMKSLDKMRDMTRKKSQKSDFDLNYIKSMEFYKELSKRAHNVMQTSSYLDLCEIAENDKSFCHHDFTYHNIILGDDNEVYVIDFDYCKREIRAYDIANFMIKVLKRVDWNIEYAKAILESYSSVGNLKDEEYRVIFAFLLFPQRYWRLANRYYYNEVNWGQNTFNNKLEGIINEKQIYLKFIDEFKEMYDQKE, from the coding sequence ATGATGAGGGAATTTGAAATTGAAAGACAGTTTGATATAAAAATTGAGACACTAAGGCCGAATAAAGGGATATACTATTTAAAATCTAATAAGGGAGACAAATGCTTAAAAAGGATAAACTATGGTGCACAAAAGCTATTGTTTGTATATGGTGCCAAGGAACATCTTATAAAAAATGGCTTTGACAAGGTTGATAGGTACGAGCTGAATATGGATGGAGAACCTTTTGCCTTAGTAAATGAAGACTTATACACTCTCTCACAGTGGATACCGGGAAGAGAGTGCGACTTCCACAATTTAGACGAGGTTAAGATAGCGGCAAAGACCCTTGCATTGCTCCATGAAGCTACAAAAGGATACGATCCTCCAGAAAACTCTAAACTGAAAAGTGATCTAGGAAGATGGCCACATCTAATGGAAAAACGAATGAAATCTCTAGATAAAATGAGAGATATGACTAGAAAAAAATCTCAGAAAAGCGACTTCGATTTAAATTATATTAAATCAATGGAGTTCTATAAGGAACTATCTAAGAGAGCACATAATGTGATGCAAACCTCTTCTTACCTTGATTTATGTGAGATTGCAGAAAACGATAAATCTTTTTGTCATCATGACTTTACCTACCATAATATAATATTAGGTGATGATAATGAAGTTTATGTAATAGACTTTGATTACTGCAAACGAGAGATTAGGGCATACGACATAGCTAATTTTATGATAAAAGTGCTGAAAAGAGTAGATTGGAACATAGAATATGCTAAAGCTATATTAGAATCATATAGCTCAGTTGGAAATCTCAAGGATGAAGAATATAGAGTTATATTTGCATTTTTGCTATTTCCTCAAAGATACTGGAGACTTGCTAATAGATACTATTATAACGAAGTCAACTGGGGACAGAACACCTTTAACAATAAGCTAGAGGGAATTATCAATGAAAAACAGATATATCTAAAATTCATTGATGAATTTAAGGAAATGTATGACCAAAAGGAATAG
- a CDS encoding recombinase family protein, with product MTLKAAIYSRKSKFTGKGESIENQVQMCKDYASMHLSHKKIDEFLIYEDEGFSGGNTNRPEFRRLLEDARAKKFEVLICYRLDRISRNVADFSTTLETLQKYDIDFVSIREQFDTSSPMGRAMIYIASVFAQLERETIAERVRDNMLELAKTGRWLGGIAPLGYEADQVKYFDESMNERSMVKLKQVPEELKTVKLIFDKYLEFKALNKVETYLLQSNIKTKRGNNFSKNNLRIILSNTVYVKATKEVLDYLESLDITTCGEPDGVHGLLSYNKQKGVSNDNGKIVRVYRDTSDWIAAVSSHKGIIEASDWLQAQQILLQNKDRYITSPKAHNAILTGIIRCAICGSSMRISRGHTDKNGTNIYYYKCTLKYHSKGVRCNNKNVRVDQLDTVVKNSLKELGINKKSLIEKIKSKNKATRSQSDSPSKIYALENQIEEKKKQMNNLVTKLSMDNDIEDILVSKIKSLKTEISSLHTELEKQKNLNSEFDEEEVNLSFLEMLLDRCSLIDTLSNDEVKELVKGLVEKITWNGTTQDFVVDFVGSEEDKKK from the coding sequence ATGACTTTGAAAGCAGCAATTTACAGTAGAAAATCAAAATTTACTGGAAAAGGCGAAAGTATCGAGAATCAGGTGCAGATGTGTAAGGACTATGCCTCAATGCATTTAAGTCATAAGAAAATTGATGAATTTCTCATATATGAGGATGAAGGTTTCTCTGGTGGAAATACAAATAGACCTGAGTTTCGAAGGTTATTAGAAGATGCAAGAGCTAAGAAGTTTGAAGTTCTAATCTGTTATAGATTAGACCGTATATCAAGAAATGTAGCCGACTTCTCTACTACCCTAGAAACCTTACAAAAGTATGATATTGATTTTGTAAGCATCAGAGAACAATTCGATACTTCTTCACCAATGGGTCGTGCCATGATTTATATTGCAAGTGTATTTGCTCAGCTTGAAAGAGAAACCATAGCAGAAAGAGTTCGTGATAATATGCTTGAGCTTGCGAAAACTGGAAGATGGCTTGGTGGTATAGCTCCTTTAGGCTATGAAGCTGATCAAGTAAAGTATTTTGATGAAAGCATGAATGAACGCTCCATGGTAAAGCTAAAACAGGTCCCTGAAGAGCTAAAAACAGTTAAGCTTATCTTTGATAAGTACTTGGAGTTCAAGGCCTTAAATAAGGTTGAGACATATCTCCTTCAAAGCAATATCAAAACTAAACGTGGTAATAACTTTTCTAAAAACAACCTTAGAATAATATTATCCAATACTGTGTATGTAAAAGCCACGAAAGAAGTCCTTGACTATCTGGAAAGTCTAGATATTACTACTTGCGGTGAACCAGATGGAGTCCATGGTCTACTAAGCTATAACAAACAAAAAGGTGTATCTAATGACAATGGTAAGATAGTAAGAGTATATAGAGATACAAGTGACTGGATAGCTGCAGTAAGCTCTCATAAAGGTATAATTGAAGCTTCTGACTGGCTACAAGCTCAGCAAATACTGCTTCAGAATAAAGATAGGTATATTACATCTCCAAAGGCACACAACGCTATTCTTACAGGAATCATAAGATGTGCTATTTGTGGATCTTCTATGAGAATATCCCGAGGCCATACTGATAAAAATGGTACTAATATTTACTATTATAAATGCACCTTAAAATATCATTCAAAAGGTGTTAGATGTAATAACAAAAACGTACGAGTAGATCAACTTGATACTGTAGTAAAGAATTCCTTAAAGGAACTTGGTATCAACAAAAAATCATTGATAGAGAAAATTAAAAGCAAAAATAAAGCCACTAGATCCCAAAGTGATTCTCCAAGTAAGATCTATGCTTTAGAAAACCAAATTGAAGAAAAGAAAAAACAAATGAATAACCTAGTAACTAAACTTTCTATGGATAATGATATTGAAGATATCCTAGTTTCAAAGATAAAATCCTTAAAGACAGAAATCAGCAGCTTACATACAGAACTCGAAAAACAAAAAAACTTAAACTCTGAATTTGATGAGGAAGAAGTTAACCTTTCTTTTTTAGAAATGCTCTTAGATAGATGTTCTTTAATTGATACCCTTTCTAATGATGAGGTAAAAGAACTTGTGAAAGGTCTAGTAGAAAAGATAACCTGGAATGGAACAACTCAAGATTTTGTAGTTGATTTTGTTGGTAGCGAGGAGGATAAAAAAAAATGA
- a CDS encoding SEFIR domain-containing protein: protein MSKPTIEQPKVFISYAWSSDEYQAKVLSFATDLVSDGIDVQLDKWSLKEGNDTYAFMEQSVADVSITNVLLLLDAQYEMKANSRSGGVGTETQIISPEIYNKVKQEKFIPVLFERGANGEVHKPAYLKGLLHFDLSISEQYDDEYQRLVKRLYGIEIYQKPELGKRPSWIDATPVVSTKTRSTYSVLKTNLPDRAQIEQFISFLSQIKEKIIRFMRDESLSGVDFDKYISAYANTRTIRDEFLQLMKYVSYIKNGEHYVCNMLEETRNIVNRENGLLNEIKLTLLHELFIYSIAIYYKNQNYDGLAYTLGKTYFTDDYSGNHANNFNIFYFNNQNMNNAVSKRDNKNYYSGTAQFWIENIDTEACSKNEFVFADLLCFNYAVLGKDYHHDWYWFPITYVYGGHENAMMRTFAIKLKSLEYLSKASQIFGYNEVQALSTKIAEIEEKNKTGKLLEYRYGNAFESAPILYYYIKSTDLGTLK, encoded by the coding sequence TTGAGTAAGCCAACTATTGAACAGCCAAAAGTATTTATTTCTTATGCTTGGAGTTCAGATGAATACCAAGCGAAAGTTTTGTCGTTTGCCACGGATTTGGTAAGCGATGGGATTGATGTACAACTTGATAAGTGGTCACTAAAGGAGGGCAATGATACCTATGCTTTTATGGAACAAAGTGTTGCAGATGTAAGCATTACTAATGTCCTATTACTTCTTGATGCGCAGTATGAAATGAAAGCTAATTCGCGCAGTGGTGGCGTGGGAACAGAAACACAGATTATTTCTCCAGAAATCTACAACAAAGTAAAACAAGAAAAATTCATTCCAGTTTTATTTGAGCGTGGAGCAAATGGTGAGGTACACAAGCCAGCTTATCTCAAAGGTTTACTTCACTTTGATCTATCAATTAGCGAGCAATATGATGATGAGTATCAAAGGCTTGTAAAGAGGTTATATGGTATTGAGATTTATCAAAAGCCTGAATTGGGGAAAAGACCTTCATGGATAGATGCAACACCGGTAGTAAGCACAAAAACTAGAAGCACTTACAGTGTGTTAAAGACAAATTTGCCAGATCGAGCCCAAATTGAGCAGTTCATTTCATTTCTTTCTCAGATAAAAGAAAAGATAATTAGATTTATGAGAGACGAAAGCTTAAGCGGAGTCGATTTTGATAAATATATATCAGCATATGCAAATACAAGAACTATACGCGATGAGTTTCTACAATTGATGAAATATGTTTCATATATTAAGAATGGCGAACATTATGTTTGTAATATGCTTGAGGAAACTAGGAATATTGTAAACCGTGAGAACGGGTTATTAAATGAAATTAAGTTAACTCTTTTACACGAACTTTTTATATATTCGATTGCTATTTACTATAAGAATCAGAACTACGATGGATTGGCTTATACACTCGGAAAAACATATTTCACTGATGATTACTCTGGAAATCATGCCAATAACTTTAATATTTTCTATTTTAACAACCAGAATATGAATAATGCGGTGAGTAAGCGTGATAACAAAAATTATTATTCTGGAACTGCTCAGTTTTGGATAGAAAACATTGACACAGAAGCTTGTTCTAAAAATGAATTTGTTTTTGCAGATTTGCTATGCTTCAACTATGCAGTTTTGGGGAAAGATTATCACCATGATTGGTATTGGTTTCCGATAACCTATGTTTACGGGGGCCATGAAAATGCTATGATGCGTACTTTTGCGATTAAACTAAAATCGTTGGAGTACTTATCTAAGGCCTCTCAAATATTTGGTTACAACGAAGTACAAGCATTAAGTACAAAAATTGCTGAGATAGAAGAGAAAAACAAGACAGGCAAACTCCTAGAATACCGATATGGCAATGCTTTTGAAAGTGCTCCTATTCTGTACTATTATATAAAGTCAACAGATTTAGGAACTCTAAAATAA
- a CDS encoding XRE family transcriptional regulator, whose protein sequence is MNINVNTFQKLIEDNFYGSYNKCAKALNVAPSTICRVVNGNNNAGVKLLSSLMQYCNDNNLRYEDYIFLQ, encoded by the coding sequence ATGAATATTAATGTAAATACTTTTCAAAAACTGATTGAAGATAACTTCTATGGAAGCTACAATAAATGCGCTAAAGCATTGAATGTTGCCCCAAGTACAATATGTAGAGTAGTTAATGGCAATAACAATGCTGGTGTTAAACTACTTAGCAGTCTTATGCAATATTGCAATGATAATAATCTAAGATATGAGGATTATATTTTTTTACAGTAA
- a CDS encoding HEAT repeat domain-containing protein — MKSLVERLRTELNSFWQWSGLTIEEYENNGEILHSDELDYPNWSLLQDLVFEAIIHLKNGQRSKELTALILESIAIDNEDEVTLDLCEAELADTELQYLAECSLHFPLFNARWQIAELIGRRTNDSFIKYLLLFINDSNKYVQRRALLSLARISPEKAEKVAISKLRDEDDYLRMVAIKILREVSSQYLRDAINILKDDKFKYIQLEIAEIKDEVDQ, encoded by the coding sequence ATGAAATCCCTAGTTGAAAGATTAAGAACGGAACTAAATAGCTTTTGGCAATGGTCAGGATTAACCATTGAAGAATATGAAAACAATGGTGAAATTCTTCACTCAGATGAGCTTGATTATCCGAATTGGAGTCTACTACAAGATCTAGTATTTGAAGCAATAATACATTTGAAGAATGGACAAAGATCTAAAGAACTTACTGCATTAATACTAGAATCTATTGCTATCGACAATGAGGATGAAGTTACACTAGATTTATGCGAAGCTGAATTGGCTGATACTGAGCTTCAATATTTGGCTGAATGTAGTCTACATTTTCCTTTATTTAACGCACGTTGGCAGATAGCAGAATTAATTGGAAGAAGAACTAATGACAGCTTTATAAAATATCTTTTATTGTTTATTAATGATAGTAATAAATATGTTCAAAGAAGAGCTCTACTTTCACTAGCTAGAATTTCACCAGAAAAAGCCGAAAAAGTAGCAATATCAAAGCTAAGAGATGAAGATGATTACCTAAGAATGGTTGCTATTAAAATATTAAGGGAAGTATCATCACAGTATCTTAGAGATGCTATTAATATTCTAAAAGATGATAAATTTAAATATATCCAGCTTGAAATAGCCGAAATAAAGGATGAGGTAGATCAATAA
- a CDS encoding DnaD domain protein yields the protein MAYRLIYEEFWTDPRTLEEMSPEDKYFYLYLLTNPSTTSIGIYVITKKKMAFELGYSIETIDSLMERFINHHKIITYNKETRELAIKNWGKYNLARGGKPVMDCLTKELRQVKDKSLIVYVAESILNQPIKELYLSFCDTLMNRGKVNKGVATRKDGNTEKDTDTDTEPYTNTVTDTEKEKYTEADNEALKYNNQNQCTQSSLKLNKSTCNNQSTAAEQNSISSQNLYLSQTKDNQTQSNSYFQGNTLSIESQSDQSLILLKYFETATGFEYTVNLGALKVAITQHTAEYVKKAMDKAIEVGKPTMSYINGILKNWAKEGYPKDDEANKSTKANSNKGNLRFNDYEQRTYDYDDLEQKLLYGVGKEGGRGND from the coding sequence ATGGCATATAGATTAATTTATGAAGAATTTTGGACAGATCCAAGAACACTGGAGGAAATGTCACCTGAGGATAAGTATTTTTATCTATATCTTTTAACTAATCCTTCAACTACAAGTATAGGGATTTATGTAATAACCAAAAAGAAAATGGCTTTTGAGCTTGGATATAGTATTGAAACAATAGATAGCCTTATGGAACGTTTTATTAACCATCATAAGATAATAACCTATAATAAGGAGACAAGAGAGCTTGCCATTAAAAACTGGGGGAAGTACAACCTAGCAAGAGGAGGCAAGCCTGTAATGGACTGCTTGACTAAAGAGTTGAGGCAAGTTAAGGACAAGTCACTTATAGTGTATGTTGCCGAGAGTATATTAAATCAACCAATAAAAGAGCTTTATCTAAGTTTTTGCGATACGCTAATGAATCGTGGGAAAGTAAATAAAGGAGTCGCTACACGAAAGGACGGCAATACAGAGAAAGATACAGATACAGATACAGAACCATATACAAATACAGTTACAGATACAGAGAAAGAGAAATATACAGAAGCAGATAACGAAGCATTAAAGTATAACAATCAAAATCAATGTACACAATCAAGCCTAAAGCTTAATAAAAGTACATGTAATAACCAATCTACAGCAGCAGAGCAAAACAGCATTTCATCACAAAATCTATATTTATCTCAAACTAAGGATAATCAAACACAGTCAAATTCATATTTCCAAGGTAATACTCTTTCTATTGAATCACAGTCTGATCAATCTCTTATTCTCTTAAAGTACTTTGAGACAGCAACAGGGTTTGAGTATACTGTTAATTTAGGTGCGCTTAAAGTTGCTATAACTCAGCATACTGCTGAATATGTAAAGAAAGCTATGGATAAGGCTATAGAAGTAGGTAAGCCTACTATGAGTTATATAAATGGCATATTAAAGAATTGGGCTAAGGAAGGTTATCCAAAGGATGATGAAGCTAATAAGTCAACCAAGGCTAATAGCAATAAGGGGAATCTTAGGTTTAATGATTATGAGCAAAGAACATATGATTATGATGATTTGGAACAAAAACTGCTTTATGGAGTTGGTAAGGAAGGGGGAAGAGGGAATGACTAG
- a CDS encoding ORF6C domain-containing protein, with protein sequence MNLKVIENKGIRVLTTQQLADSYETSVKRISENYSFNRDRYIEGKHYYYLQGEDLKEFLQYGNYGTQNSSKVRSLYLWTEKGALLHAKSLNTDRAWEVYDYLIDNYFKTNKEIKISKNDEFKAISLIHSEVGELIAATLKIKDRVENLEQNMTIDYGQQLVIQEIAKYVAIKALGGKDSTAYKDKSVRSSVFSAVWRDYKDYFQINSYRNTPALEFERAKEYLSQWKAQGKILRDIEIANGLLVEEEL encoded by the coding sequence ATGAATTTAAAGGTTATTGAGAATAAAGGAATAAGAGTACTAACAACCCAGCAGTTAGCTGATAGCTATGAAACTAGTGTAAAAAGAATATCAGAAAATTATAGCTTCAATAGAGATAGGTATATTGAAGGAAAGCATTATTATTATCTTCAAGGAGAGGACTTAAAGGAGTTTTTGCAATACGGAAATTACGGAACGCAAAATTCAAGTAAAGTAAGAAGTCTTTATCTATGGACAGAAAAAGGAGCATTGCTTCATGCAAAGAGTTTAAATACAGATAGAGCCTGGGAAGTATATGACTATCTAATAGATAATTATTTCAAAACTAATAAAGAGATAAAGATTAGTAAGAATGATGAATTTAAAGCCATATCATTAATACATTCAGAAGTTGGTGAGCTTATAGCAGCTACTCTTAAGATTAAAGATAGAGTTGAGAACTTAGAGCAGAATATGACTATAGATTATGGACAGCAGCTTGTTATTCAGGAGATAGCTAAGTATGTTGCTATAAAAGCTTTAGGTGGGAAAGATAGTACTGCATATAAAGATAAGAGTGTAAGAAGCAGCGTATTTTCAGCAGTATGGAGAGACTACAAGGATTATTTCCAGATAAACTCCTATAGGAATACCCCTGCATTAGAGTTTGAAAGAGCTAAAGAATACTTAAGTCAGTGGAAAGCTCAAGGAAAGATTCTAAGAGATATAGAGATAGCAAATGGGCTTTTAGTAGAGGAAGAGCTATGA
- a CDS encoding helix-turn-helix domain-containing protein: MFNSDLLIELIKQAQGDRSLNQFAKNCGIDPGNLSRIVNNKNAQAPKPETLRKIASHAHNGVTYEDLMKAAGHIVLNTSSEDNSKNVLSPKDEMEIEKKIQSLREDLLNNTGGLMLSGDPVSPEAIDSIVEALAFGIRQAKIINKKYTPNKYKE; encoded by the coding sequence ATGTTTAATTCAGATTTGCTAATCGAATTAATAAAGCAGGCTCAAGGAGACCGTTCATTAAACCAATTTGCAAAAAACTGTGGCATTGATCCAGGTAATCTATCTAGAATTGTAAACAACAAGAATGCCCAAGCACCTAAACCAGAGACTCTTAGAAAGATTGCAAGCCATGCACATAATGGCGTTACTTATGAAGATCTTATGAAAGCTGCTGGTCATATTGTATTAAATACTTCAAGTGAAGATAATTCTAAAAACGTACTATCCCCAAAAGATGAAATGGAAATAGAGAAAAAGATACAAAGCTTAAGAGAAGATTTATTAAATAATACTGGTGGCCTAATGCTATCTGGTGATCCAGTATCTCCTGAAGCAATAGACAGCATAGTAGAAGCCCTAGCCTTCGGCATAAGGCAAGCAAAGATTATTAATAAAAAATATACTCCAAATAAATATAAAGAGTAA
- the yabG gene encoding sporulation peptidase YabG, with protein MKVGDLVVRKSYSKDITFKIIDIREDDDGVYYVLKGINIRIIADAKIDDLEEVDEQFIAEKDKIFNARVNETIKRVMVSREVVGHKNITRITKSPKIIPEKELTFGRPGRILHVDGDPQYLDACMKVYKQLNLNATGKAIVEKDQPTQIVDLVKEIKPDIVVLTGHDGLIKNATNYLDLNNYRNSKYFIQSVQNLRNYNSSYDELVIFAGACQSCYEDILDAGGYRTQVQHFPRMWQLGVHFFLSSSLPTKSTTKS; from the coding sequence ATGAAAGTCGGTGACTTAGTTGTAAGAAAGTCATATAGTAAGGATATAACCTTTAAGATTATAGATATAAGAGAAGATGATGATGGAGTTTATTATGTTTTAAAAGGTATTAATATAAGAATAATAGCAGATGCAAAAATAGATGATCTAGAAGAGGTTGATGAGCAATTTATAGCAGAGAAGGATAAAATCTTTAATGCTAGAGTAAATGAAACTATTAAAAGAGTAATGGTATCAAGAGAGGTGGTTGGACATAAAAATATAACGAGAATAACCAAGTCTCCCAAGATCATACCGGAAAAAGAGTTAACCTTTGGGCGACCTGGTAGAATACTTCATGTTGATGGAGACCCACAATACTTAGATGCTTGTATGAAGGTTTATAAGCAACTTAATCTTAATGCTACGGGAAAAGCTATAGTAGAAAAGGACCAACCTACACAGATTGTTGATTTAGTGAAGGAAATTAAACCAGATATAGTAGTACTTACTGGACATGATGGATTAATTAAGAATGCGACAAATTACCTTGATCTTAATAATTACAGAAACTCAAAGTATTTTATTCAATCAGTTCAGAATCTAAGAAATTATAATTCCAGTTACGATGAACTAGTGATTTTTGCCGGAGCATGTCAGTCTTGTTATGAGGATATATTGGATGCTGGTGGATATAGAACTCAGGTGCAACATTTTCCTAGAATGTGGCAGCTTGGAGTTCATTTTTTTTTATCCTCCTCGCTACCAACAAAATCAACTACAAAATCTTGA
- a CDS encoding 4-alpha-glucanotransferase, whose amino-acid sequence MGRKSREYEFNITVNPPTEENREAYDLRVGKAAAKILTEILTIDQIDEFIEAYKREHKR is encoded by the coding sequence ATGGGAAGAAAATCTAGAGAGTATGAATTTAACATAACAGTGAATCCACCAACTGAAGAAAATAGAGAAGCCTATGACCTAAGAGTTGGTAAAGCTGCAGCAAAGATATTAACAGAAATACTGACAATAGATCAAATTGATGAATTTATAGAAGCATACAAGAGAGAACATAAGAGATAA
- a CDS encoding DUF5071 domain-containing protein, translating to MDKDLYIPKSKYDFETVERIRLTDPENIQDILPQIFQWIEDINWPIAPELVKILAGFDEMIIPYVIDLIQNPNGLREYSIYYFMLPLLSNKQLHLLKDELERVTNNPSFFESAEGYDKIAIKYIEKIY from the coding sequence ATGGATAAAGATTTATATATACCTAAAAGTAAGTACGATTTTGAAACAGTTGAGAGAATTAGACTTACTGATCCTGAGAACATTCAAGATATCCTGCCTCAAATTTTTCAGTGGATAGAAGACATTAACTGGCCTATTGCTCCTGAATTAGTCAAAATATTGGCTGGATTTGATGAAATGATAATACCCTATGTAATAGATTTAATCCAAAATCCAAATGGTTTAAGAGAATACTCTATTTATTACTTTATGCTTCCACTACTATCTAACAAACAACTACATTTATTAAAAGATGAACTAGAAAGAGTTACAAATAATCCCTCATTTTTTGAATCTGCAGAAGGCTACGATAAAATAGCCATCAAATATATTGAAAAAATATATTAA